The genomic stretch GACCTTGATTTACCAAATTCTATACAAACCGATTTAATGTTTGATTTACATGTTTCCCATTGATCCTGAGCATTAGCACCCCTAGGCACATTATTACACATCTCCTCTATTAACGCATTCATTTTTTCAACAAATGCTTGATCTTTNNNNNNNNNNNNNNNNNNNNNNNNNNNNNNNNNNNNNNNNNNNNNNNNNNNNNNNNNNNNNNNNNNNNNNNNNNNNNNNNNNNNNNNNNNNNNNNNNNNNNNNNNNNNNNNNNNNNNNNNNNNNNNNNNNNNNNNNNNNNNNNNNNNNNNNNNNNNNNNNNNNNNNNNNNNNNNNNNNNNNNNNNNNNNNNNNNNNNNNNcccctaccccctccctctcaccatcacagctgtgttttcctcctccctcccccactcacacccctaccccctccctctcaccatcacagctgtgttttactcctctctccccctctcacacccttaccccctccctctcaccatcacagctgtgttttactcctccctCCCCCAATAACACCCcgaccccctctctcccccactcacacccctaccccctccctctcaccatcacagctgtgttttcctcctccctcccccactcacaccctaccccctccctctcaccatcacagctgtgttttactcctctctccccctctcacacccttaccccctccctcccatcatcacagctgtgttttactcctccgtctcacaccactacccccatccctctcatcatcacagctgtgttttactcctccgtctcacaccactacccccatccctctcatcatcacagctgtgttttactcctccgtcttacacccctacccccatccctctcatcatcacggccgtgttttcctcctccgtctcacaccactatatccccatccctctcatcatcacagctgtattttactcctccgtctcacacccctacccccatccctctcatcatcacagctgtgttttactcctccgtctcacaccactacccccatccctctcatcatcacagctgtgttttactcatcCGTctgacaccactacccccatccctctcatcatcacagctgtgttttactcctccgtctcacaccccaatccccatccctctcattatcacagctgtgttttactcctccgtctcacaccactacccccatccctctcatcatcacagctgtgttttactcctccgtctcacaccactacccccatccctctcatcatcacagctgtgtctTCATCCTCCGTctaacaccactacccccatccctctcatcatcacagctgtgttttcctcctgtTTTACACCCCTACTCCATCATTCTCATCATCACaactgtgttttcctcctctgttttacaccactaccccatccctctcattatcacagctgtgttttactcctccgtctcacacccctacccccatccctctcatcatcacaaaTGTAATTTCCCCCCTCCGTCTCACAtacctacccccatccctctcattatcacagctgtgttttactcctccgtctcacaccactacccccatccctctcattttGACAGCTGagttttacttctccgtcttcacacaactacccccatccctctcatcatcacagctgtgttttactcctccgtcttacacccctaccccatccctcttatCATCACaactgtgttttcctcctccgtctcacaccactacccccatccctctcattttGACAGCTGAGTTTTACTTCTCCGTATTCACACAACTACCCCCATCcatctcatcatcacagctgtgttttactcctccgtcttacacccctaccccatccctctaatcatcacagctgtgttttactcctccgtctccaACCCCTACCACCGTCCttttcatcatcacagctgtattatactcctccgtctcacaccactacccccatccatctcatcatcacagctgtgttttactcctccgtcttacacccctacccccGTCCCTCTAATCATCTTAGCTGtgtttactcctccgtctcacacccctacccccatccctctcatcatcacagctgtgttttactcctccgtctcacaccactacccccatccctctcatcatcacagctgtgttttacccctccgtctcacacctcTACCCCCATCCcactcatcatcacagctgcgttttacccctccgtctcacacctcTACCCCAATCCCTCTGATCATCACAACTGTGTTTTACccttccgtctcacacccctaccccaatccctctcatcatcacagctgtgttttacttctccgtctttaaccactaccccatccctctcatcatcacagctgtgttttacttctccgtctaaCACCCCTTTCCTCATCCCTCTCATTATCACAGTTGTGTTTAATTCTTCGTCTAACACCCCTTCCCTCATCCCTCTCATTATCACAGTTGTGTTTAATTCTTCGTCTAACACCCCTTCCCTCATCCCTCTCATTATCACAGTTGTGTTTAATTCTTCGTCTAACACCCCCACCCTCATCCCTCTCACtgtcacagctgtgtttaattcttctgtctaacacccccaccctcatccctctcactgtcacagctgtgtttaattcttctgtctaacacccccaccctcatccctctcactgtcacagctgtgtttaattCTTCTGTCTAACACCCTCACCCTCATCCCTCTCACtgtcacagctgtgtttaattcttctgtctaacacccccaccctcatccctctcactgtcacagctgtgtttaattCTTCTGTCTAACACCCCTACCCTCATCCCTCTCACtgtcacagctgtgtttaattcttctgtctaacacccccaccctcatccctctcactgtcacagctgtgtttaattCTTCCGTCTAACACCCCTACCCTCTTCCCTCTCACtgtcacagctgtgtttaattcttctgtctaacacccccaccctcatccctctcactgtcacagctgtgtttaattCTTCTGTCTAACACCCCTACCCTCTTCCCTCTCACtgtcacagctgtgtttaattCTTCTGTCTAACACCCCTACCCTCTTCCCTCTCACtgtcacagctgtgtttaattCTTCTGTCTAACACCCCTACCCTCTTCCCTCTCACtgtcacagctgtgtttaattCTTCTGTCTAACACCCCTACCCTCTTCCCTCTCACtgtcacagctgtgtttaattCTTCTGTCTAACACCCCTACCCTCTTCCCTCTCACtgtcacagctgtgtttaattCTTCTGTCTAACACCCCTACCCTCTTCCCTCTCACtgtcacagctgtgtttaattcttccgtctcacacccctaccctcttccctctcactgtcacagctgtgtttaattcttctgtctaacacccccaccctcatccctctcactgtcacagctgtgtttaattCTTCTGTCTAACACCCTCACCCTCATCCCTCTCACtgtcacagctgtgtttaattcttctgtctaacacccccaccctcatccctctcactgtcacagctgtgtttaattCTTCTGTCTAACACCCCTACCCTCATCCCTCTCACtgtcacagctgtgtttaatcCTTTCGTCTCACACCCCTTTCCTCATCCCTCTCACTGTCACAGTTGTGTTTAATTCTTCCCTCTAACACCCCTACCCTCTTCCCTCTCACTGTCACAGTTGTGTTTAATTCTTCTGTCTAACACCCCTACCCTCTTCCCTCTCACTGTCACAGTTGTGTTTAATTCTTCTGTCTAACACCCCTACCCTCTTCCCTCTCACtgtcacagctgtgtttaattCTTCTGTCTAACACCCCTACCCTCTTCCCTCTCACtgtcacagctgtgtttaattcttccgtctcacacccctaccctcttccctctcactgtcacagctgtgtttaattCTTCTGTCTAACACCCCTACCCTCTTCCCTCTCACTGTCCCAGCTGTGTTTAATTCTTCTGTCTAACACCCCTACCCTCTTCCCTCTCACtgtcacagctgtgtttaattCTTCTGTCTAACACCCCTACCCTCTTCCCTCTCACtgtcacagctgtgtttaattCTTCTGTCTAACACCCCTACCCTCTTCCCTCTCACtgtcacagctgtgtttaattCTTCTGTCTAACACCCCTACCCTCTTCCCTCTCACTGTCCCAGCTGTGTTTAATTCTTCTGTCTAACACCCCTACCCTCTTCCCTCTCACTGTCCCAGCTGTGTTTAATTCTTCTGTCTAACACCCCTACCCTCTTCCCTCTCACtgtcacagctgtgtttaattCTTCTGTCTAACACCCCTACCCTCTTCCCTCTCACtgtcacagctgtgtttaattCTTCTGTCTAACACCCCTACCCTCTTCCCTCTCACtgtcacagctgtgtttaattCTTCTGTCTAACACCCCTACCCTCTTCCCTCTCACtgtcacagctgtgtttaattCTTCTGTCTAACACCCCTACCCTCTTCCCTCTCACtgtcacagctgtgtttaattCTTCTGTCTAACACCCCTACCCTCTTCCCTCTCACtgtcacagctgtgtttaattCTTCTGTCTAACACCCCTACCCTCTTCCCTCTCACtgtcacagctgtgtttaattcttctgtctaacacccccaccctcttccctctcactgtcacagctgtgtttaattTTTCCGCCTAACACCCCTTCCCTCATCCCTCTCACTGTCACAGTTGTGTTTATATCTTCCGTCTAACACCCCTACCCTCATCCCTCTCACTGTCACAGTTGTGTTTAATtcttccgtctcacaccccttcCCTCAGCCCTCTCACtgtcacagctgtgtttaattCTTCTGTCTAACACCCCTACCCTCTTCCCTCTCACtgtcacagctgtgtttaattCTTCTGTCTAACACCCCTACCCTCTTCCATCTCACTGTCACAGTTGTGTTTAATTCTTCCGTCTAACACCCCTACCCTCTTCCCTTTCACTGTCACAGTTGTGTTTAATtcttccgtctcacaccccttccctcatccctctcactgtcacagttgtgtttaattcttccgtctcacaccccttccctcatccctctcactgtcacagttgtgtttaattcttccgtctcacaccccttccctcatccctctcactgtcacagctgtgtttaattcttccgtctcacaccccttccctcatccctctcactgtcacagttgtgtttaattcttccgtctcacaccccttccctcatccctctcactgtcacagctgtgtttaattcttccgtctcacaccccttccctcatccctctcactgtcacagttgtgtttaattcttccgtctcacaccccttcCCTCATCCCTCTCACAATCACAGTTGTGTTTAATTCTTCCGTCTAACACCCCTACCCTCATCCCTCTCACtgtcacagctgtgtttaattCTTTCGTCTCACACCCCCACCCTCATCCCTCTCACTGTCACAGTTGTGTTTAATtcttccgtctcacacccccaccctcatccctctcactgtcacagctgtgtttaattcttctgtctaacacccccaccctcatccctctcactgtcacagctgtgtttaattcttctgtctaacacccccaccctcatccctctcactgtctcagctgtgtttaattcttctgtctaacacccccaccctcatccctctcactgtcacagctgtgtttaattcttccgtctcacacccctaccctcatccctctcactgtcacagctgtgtttaattcttctgtctaacacccccaccctcatccctctcactgtcacagctgtgtttaattcttctgtctaacacccccaccctcatccctctcactgtcacagctgtgtttaattcttccgtctaacacccccaccctcatccctcttatcatcacagctgtgtttaattcttccgtctcacaccccgtccctcatccctctcatcatcatagctgtgtttaattcttccgtctcacaccccttccctcatccctctcatcatcacagctgtgtttaattcttccgtctcacaccccttcCCTCATCCCTCTCACTGTCACAGTTGTGTGTTcctcctcccacccccaccccatccctccTCTTCCCAACTGAAGGGTTAGTTTGATCAAATGTGTATTTCTTGAAACAGACAAGCGCATGAGACACTACGATCTGTGTTTAGAATATCTGGCTTGaaggttttcattttctttgcaTTATGGACGACACCTTAGTGCAGAGCACGGTGATTGAGCGAAGAGAACTCCACTGACCAAAGCTGTCACCTACCTCTGCGTCACTCAGACCGGACTGTTGGCACGTGCTGGAGTCTGTCTTGTTACCTGTGTCGCGTGCTTGGGGCTGTTGGTACGTGGTAGGGTCTGTCAATCCTGCCAAGTGATATGTGAACTCTTGACGTAAATTGAGAATAGACTTGTTCAGGAAATAACTCAGTCAGGATGTTCAAGCCTTATAGAAGAGGTGCAGCACAATTTTTtgagacaaacaaaaacacgttgACAATTCAAAGCAAACGAATGCAGCAAATAAGTGACCCTGATATGTATGTCTCGCTGCTTCCACTCGATTTTACCCCATTCCTTTCCAAAAGATAAACATCGGAGTGTACGACTTATTGCAGCAACGATCCCCGGCTTGCCCCGAGTGATAACGTGTTTGTTAAGGCATCATATCGATCGGCTTGCCCCGAGTGATAACGTGTTTGTTAAGGCATCATATCGATCGGCTTGCCCCGAGTGATAACGTGTTTGTTAAGGCATCATATCGATCGGCTTGCCCCGAGTGATAACGTGTTTGTTAAGGCATCATATCGATCGGCTTGCCCCGAGTGATAACGTGTTTGTTAAGGCATCATATCGATCGGCTTGCCCCGAGTGATAACGTGTTTGTTAAGGCATCATATCGATCGGCTTGCCCCGAGTGATAACGTGTTTGTTAAGGCATCATATCGATCGGCTTGCCGCGAGTGATAACGTGTTTGTTAAGGCATCATATCGATCGGCTTGCCCCGAGTGATAACGTGTTTGTTAAGGCATCATATCGATCGGCTTGCCCCGAGTGATAACGTGTTTGTTAAGGCATCATATCGATCGGCTTGCCCCGAGTGATAACGTGTTTGTTAGGGCATCATATCGCTCGGCTTGCCCCGAGTGATAACGTGTTTGTTAAGGCATCATATCGATCGGCTTGCCCCGAGTGATAACGTGTTTGTTAAGGCATCATATCGATCGGCTTGCCCCGAGTGATAACGTGTTTGTTAAGGCATCATATCGATCGGCTTGCCCCGAGTGATAACGTGTTTGTTGAGGCATCATATCGATCGGCTTGCCCCGAGTGATAACGTGTTTGTTAAGGCATCATATCGATCGGATACTACATAACATACAGATCGGATtcagttattcgctgcgatTGCTGGTTTTGAATAGACATAGAAATAGAcaaagacatagacatagacatagaaaaagacatagacatagacatagtaAATGGTAAAGTGCATGATTTAAACCCATTGAGAGTGACATATTCCATGGAATAATTCAAGCTGATTTTTCTTAATGTTTAGAGtgataaacaaacaagtcgcgtaaggcgaaataacaacattttgtcaagctgtcgaactcacagaatgaaactgaacgcactgctcttttcaccaagaccacatactcgtagtttcgtcagtccactgctcgtggcaaaggcagtgaaatcgacaagccatgcagaatagtgcggtagtggtcgcgctgagcaggataacacgcttttctgtatgtctattctttttagcttactgagtttgtttttaatccaaacatatcatatctatatgttttaggaatgagggaccgacaaggaataagatgaaattgtttttaaatcgatttcggaagattaattttaatcataattttcatatttttaattttctgagcttgtttgtaatccatatgtatatgtttttggaatcaaataATGACgaacaataagatgaaattatttttggattgtttaataaaaaaataattttaattacaagtttccgatttttaatgaccaaactcattcattagtttgtaagccaccaagctgaaatgcaataccaaagttcggcctttgtcgaagattgctttgcgaaaatttcaatcaatttgattaaaaaatgagggtgtgacagtgccgcctcaacttttacaaaaagccggatatgacgtcatcaaaggtattaaacattttatcgaaaaaaggaaaaaaaagtccagggatatcattcccaggaactctcatgtcaaattttaaaaagatcggtccagtagtttagtctgaatcgctctacacacacacacgcacatacagacagacacacacacacaccacgaccctcgtctcgattccccctccatgttgaaaaatgtagtcaaaacttgactaaatgtaaaaaaaaacagccTCACCGCCATAAGGTTTAGAGGTTCAGCTAAAATCAGTTCTGATTGGTCAGATTAGTCACATGATGCACCAAATGCTAATAAAATACAGAGTAGGGACCAGTCTCCGTAGCACATGTTTCGAGGcttgtacacacactttgttttttgtcattattttaaAAGCCAAACATTGTGATTATGGTGGAGATCCTGTCAGAGCTTACTGTGTGAAAGACACCCAGTGTGATAATTGTGGAGATCCTGTCAGAGCTTACTGTGTGAAAGACACCCAAACATTGTGATTATTGTGGagaccctgtcagagcttactGTGTGAAAGACACCCAAACATTGTGATTATTGTGGAGACCCTGTCAGAGATTACTGTGTGAAAGACACCCAAACATTGTGATTATTGTGGagaccctgtcagagcttactGTGTGAAAGACACCCAAACATTGTGATTATTGTGGAGACCCTGTCAGAGATTACTGTGTGAAAGACACCCAAACAGTGTGATTATGGTGGAGATCCTGTCAGAGATTACTGTGTGAAAGACACCCAAACAGTGTGATTATTGTGGAGACCCTGTCAGAGATTACTGTGTGAAAGACACCCAAACAGTGTGATTATTGTGGagaccctgtcagagcttactGTGTGAAAGACACCCAAACAGTGTGATTATTGTGGAGACCCTGTCAGAGATTACTGTGTGAAAGACACCCAAACATTGTGATTATTGTGGAGACCTTGTCAGAGCTTACTGTGTGAAAGACACCCAGTGTGATAATTCTGGagaccctgtcagagcttactGTGTGAAAGACACCCAAACATTGTGATTATTGTGGAGACCCTGTCAGAGATTACTGTGTGAAAGACACCGAAAGATTGTGATTATGGTGGAGATCCTGTCAGAGCTTACTGTGTGAAAGACACCCAAACAGTGTGATTATTGTGGAGACCCTGTCAGAGATTACTGTGTGAAAGACACCCAAACATTGTGAGTATTGTGGAGACCTTGTCAGAGATTACTCTGTGAAAGACACCCAAACATTGTGATTATTGTGGAGACCCTGTCAGAGATTACTGTGTGAAAGACACCCAAACATTGTGATCATTGTGGAGACCTTGTCAGAGCTTACTGTGTGAAAGACACCTAAACATTGTGATTATTGTGGAGACCCTGTCAGAGATTACTGTGTGAAAGACACCTAAACAGTGTGATTATTGTGGAGACCCTGTCAGAGATTACAGTGTGAAAGACACCCAAACATTGTGATTATTGTGGagaccctgtcagagcttactGTGTGAAAGACACCCAAACATTGTGATTATTGTGGAGACCCTGTCAGAGATTACTGTGTGAAAGACACCCAAACATTGTGATTATTGTGGAGACCTtgtcagagcttaccctgtgacggaACGTCTTCGTGTGGAGCGGGACCGTTGGCAAACGAAATGGCGCCGTTCAGTGCACCCATCCAGTCCAACATGTCGGCTTGATCACGTGACGCTAGGACGAGAGGCGGGTCATCTCGCGTCATGCGGATCTCAAACACATGGCTGCTGGGTACTGTGGCCTGAAGAGAAACCAAAGAAGAATATAAAACATGTAGAccatctgtcggcctgaaactaaaaccTCAACACGGAACACCATGctgatgttggctacctatcactaagaagaagaagaagaacaccagTCATCGCTGAGACCTACAGTATGCAAACGTTTCGTAGTTCCCACTTTGCAAAAATCAACTTTCGTTAATTCGGAGCACAATTGTGGAAAAAAACATGACAttcatatataatatatattctTGAATTTGGTAAAGGACAAGGAATACACTGCGATCATTTTAAAATTTGTTAGTCAGCATACTATTAATAAACTCATTTAATATGTGAGCTTCCAAACTGGAATGCAATCCCGTAGTCCGGTCTGAGTTAAAGATTGCTTGACCGAAATTTCAAtcgatttggttgaaaaatgaggttgCTACAGTGCCCCCTCAACTTTCACtcaaagccggatatgacgtcatgaaagactgTTATGGAAAACAAAAATAGACAAACAACTTTGGAtatatcatctggaagaatgtgtatgtatattttcatgaagatcggtccagttgttTTCTTAAAACtcaattgctctacacacacacacacacccacacacccacacacacacccacccacccacccaccctcacacacacacacacacacacacacacacacacacacacacacacacacacacacacacacacacacacacacatacaacacaaccctcatctcgattcccggtCTACTTTAAAACGTGTAGTAAAAtcttgactaaatttaaaaagaCGTGGACAGTTCAATTTCTGGTACAAGCACACATGTTTTATGTATCACTCTCAAGTGTGCTAAAGGTTGGAACATGCAAGAACACGCTCTGTATAGAATACCCATCAGTAAAAGACCGACTATCTCAACAAGACAAGAAAACCAGGTAGACAAGACAACTAGGTGTACAAGGCAACCAGGTAGACAAGACAACTAGGTGTACAAGGCAACCAGGTAGACAAGACAACTAGGTGTACAAGGCAACCAGGTAGACAAGACAACTAGGTGTACAAGGCAACCAGGTAGACAAGACAACCAGGTAGACAAGACAACTGGGTGTACAAGGCAACCAGGTAGACAAGACAACCAGGTGTACAAGACAACCAGGTGTACAAGGCAACCAGGTAGACAAGACAACTAGGTGTACAAGGCAACTAGGTAGACAAGGCAACTAGGCGTACAAGACAACCAGGTGTACAAGACACAGGTGTACAAGGCAACCAGGTAGACAAGACAACTAGGTGTACAAGACAACCAGGTAGACAAGACAACCAGGTAGACAAGACAACTAGGTGTACAAGGCAACCAGGTAGACAAGACAACTAGGTGTACAAGGCAACCAGGTAGACAAGACAACCGGGTAGACAAGACAACTAGGTGTACAAGGCAACCAGGTAGACAAGACAACTAGGTGTACAAGGCAACCAGGTAGACAAGACACAGGTGTACAAGGCAACCAAGCGGACACCTCCCTTCCCGTCCCTCCCCTGCATGTCAATACAAAGCAAAATGGCCTGGCTTCATGAACAACACTCGAACTACCCCACTCATACGGAAAGGTGTTTTCTCATCAAAAAtcgtttataaaaaaataaataaataatccctgcgcttagaactgtacccacggaatacgcgcgatataagcctcatattgattgattgattgaaaaacaCATGCTCTGGCTTATTATCGAAGGCGCTATCATACTAAGGACAGCTGGGTCactaacccttaggctggttgtcacgacattatgtcgcgctactttacgtatactgtcacctggttgtcgcgacatatgtcgcgctactggctcagtctgtttggtcggttccgattacctcccatggatgcgaaaaccttcatgaccgtttttctttatttttctctgttaatacaccagtggctatgtaacatgtgttacggaattgcaccagtgtTGAGTTTGAACGATTTTAAAACCTGCTAATTAATGCTGTGTATTCATTGTGTGCATTCAATGGTACAAAATATTTGTGGTTTTGCGGAAAACACATATGAATAAAGTCAGACACTGTCCACATCAAAGTAGACATTCATCTTAATTGCAAAATAGGTTATTGATACACAGAAGCAAATATGCCTTTAGGTAATCAGAGGCTTTAATGCGACAGAGAATTAAAGCCACAATTATGAATGCATTTGAGAAAATCATTATTTTTCAATCCTGTCGTAAACACTACTTTTCTTTGACCCTAAATCTTAGCAATGTCTGACACAATCATCAACACTGTATGTTTAGCTTCAGCAATGTCTGACACAATCACCAACAGTATGTTTAGCTTCAGCAATGTCTGACACAATCATCAACAGTATGTTTAGCTTCAGCAATGTCTGACACAACCATCAACAGTATGTTTAGCTTCAGCAATGTCTGACACAATCATTAACAGTATGTTTAGCTTCAGCAATGTCTGACACAACCATCAACAGTATGTTTAGCTTCAGCAATGTCTGACACAACCATCAACAGTATGTTTAGCTTCAGCAATGTCTGACACAACCATCAACAGTATGTTTAGCTTCAGCAATGTCTGACACAACCATCAACAGTATGTTTAGCTTCAGCAATGTCTGACACAACCATCAACAGTATGTTTAGCTTCAGCAATGTCTGACACAACCATCAACAGTATGTTTAGCTTCAGCAATGTCTGACACAATCATCAACAGTATGTTTAGCTTCAGCAATGTCTGACACAATCATCAACAGTATGTTTAGCTTCAGCAATGTCTGACACAACCATCAACAGTATG from Littorina saxatilis isolate snail1 linkage group LG16, US_GU_Lsax_2.0, whole genome shotgun sequence encodes the following:
- the LOC138950254 gene encoding uncharacterized protein, whose amino-acid sequence is MASQQGGGGARPKTPRQGSGPTQQMSAPAKEGWLFVPGTTLFGLVKRQKRRYCVLDCQSLLVIYKDRTKTKVKAVYLLQQILDVTATVPSSHVFEIRMTRDDPPLVLASRDQADMLDWMGALNGAISFANGPAPHEDVPSQGLTDPTTYQQPQARDTGNKTDSSTCQQSGLSDAEVGDSFGQWSSLRSITVLCTKVSSIMQRK